The Plodia interpunctella isolate USDA-ARS_2022_Savannah chromosome 8, ilPloInte3.2, whole genome shotgun sequence genome window below encodes:
- the LOC128671894 gene encoding uncharacterized protein LOC128671894, which produces MDGEDATFDINNQYSNGHDISENATILEEGLRVCPLCQSEIKLFFINLNEKLLMCENVECEYPFGHEDLQFFRADNSMDEASSIPSKPTINNTSASCSTVSAAAWSEIDHMNRVFESDESQLEYIPKRVSKFNKEREKNKRVLTNLQCIKGLNNELNEINCGSKRKIVNKKYISSLMSLQAMSGKEMLQPEELNILNNEKGIPEVKIDVNTDTENCMSSIKIELVDITNQEKSTEDKK; this is translated from the exons ATGGATGGTGAAGATGCTACATTTGATATAAACAACCAATACTCTAAC ggtCACGATATTTCGGAAAATGCTACAATCTTAGAAGAAGGTTTAAGG gTTTGTCCACTGTGCCAATCcgaaataaagttattttttataaacctaAATGAAAAGTTATTGATGTGCGAAAATGTTGAGTGTGAGTACCCTTTTGGTCATGAAGACCTGCAGTTTTTTAGGGCAGACAACTCAATGGATGAAGCCTCGAGCATTCCAAGTAAACCAACCATAAACAATACCTCTGCCTCCTGTTCCACAGTGTCTGCCGCTGCTTGGTCAGAAATAGATCACATGAACAGAGTATTTGAATCAGATGAAAGTCAACTGGAATATATTCCAAAAAGGGTCAGCAAATTCAATAAggagagagaaaaaaataagagaGTGTTGACAAATTTGCAGTGTATAAAGGGTTTGAACAATGAgcttaatgaaattaattgtgGAAGTAAACGAAAAATTGTgaacaagaaatatataagtagtttaATGAGTCTGCAAGCAATGTCTGGCAAGGAAATGCTGCAGCCTGAAGAGTTGAATATTCTGAACAATGAAAAAGGAATCCCAGAGGTTAAGATAGATGTCAACACGGATACAGAGAACTGCATGTCAAGTATTAAAATAGAGCTTGTTGATATCACAAATCAAGAAAAGTCTAcagaagataaaaaataa
- the LOC128671811 gene encoding superoxide dismutase [Cu-Zn] isoform X2: MSLKAVCVLNGDVTGTVYFEQRDAKSPVVLTGEVKGLTKGKHGFHIHEFGDNTNGCTSAGAHFNPLKSDHGAPDATVRHVGDLGNIDCSYDKGVTKVCVQDEQISLVGPHSVVGRTLVVHADPDDLGLGGHELSKTTGNAGARIACGVIGLAKI, translated from the exons ATGTCCTTAAAGGCAGTGTGTGTTCTCAACGGGGATGTTACCGGCACTGTGTATTTTGAACAGAGG GACGCCAAATCTCCAGTAGTGCTTACTGGTGAAGTCAAGGGTCTTACTAag gGAAAGCATGGTTTCCATATACATGAGTTCGGAGACAACACCAACGGTTGCACGTCAGCTGGCGCCCACTTCAACCCGCTGAAGAGCGACCACGGAGCGCCCGACGCCACTGTCAGACATGTCGGCGACCTCGGCAATATTGATTGCTCCTACGATAAGGGAGTCACCAAG GTGTGTGTGCAGGACGAGCAGATATCTCTGGTGGGGCCCCACAGCGTGGTGGGTCGCACGCTGGTCGTGCACGCCGACCCCGACGACCTCGGGCTCGGCGGGCACGAGCTCAGCAAGACCACCGGCAACGCTGGCGCTCGCATCGCTTGTGGCGTCATCGGCCTTGCCAAGATCTAA
- the LOC128671811 gene encoding superoxide dismutase [Cu-Zn] isoform X1 produces MSLKAVCVLNGDVTGTVYFEQRDAKSPVVLTGEVKGLTKGKHGFHIHEFGDNTNGCTSAGAHFNPLKSDHGAPDATVRHVGDLGNIDCSYDKGVTKVYVQDKQISLVPEHPNSIVGRTLVVHADPDDLGVGGHELSKTTGNAGARIACGVIGLAKS; encoded by the exons ATGTCCTTAAAGGCAGTGTGTGTTCTCAACGGGGATGTTACCGGCACTGTGTATTTTGAACAGAGG GACGCCAAATCTCCAGTAGTGCTTACTGGTGAAGTCAAGGGTCTTACTAag gGAAAGCATGGTTTCCATATACATGAGTTCGGAGACAACACCAACGGTTGCACGTCAGCTGGCGCCCACTTCAACCCGCTGAAGAGCGACCACGGAGCGCCCGACGCCACTGTCAGACATGTCGGCGACCTCGGCAATATTGATTGCTCCTACGATAAGGGAGTCACCAAG GTGTATGTGCAGGACAAACAGATATCTCTAGTGCCCGAACACCCCAACAGCATAGTGGGTCGCACGCTGGTCGTGCACGCCGACCCCGACGACCTCGGCGTCGGCGGGCACGAGCTCAGCAAGACCACCGGCAACGCCGGCGCTCGCATCGCTTGTGGCGTCATCGGCCTTGCCAAGTCTTAG
- the LOC128671808 gene encoding ribonuclease P protein subunit p40-like translates to MPASVEEVLLEDNEYYRISNCSLTEFLEPTFIESFVKNGDVYCLSDRNCIIQNCAAVTPNGVLTLHILEFIYQTLGLEGTKRPHNYYEVSIDLKKLRHTDKLRNSLKKLEYFDFYISWEPRNGDICPSSIAKYFNDRNITVTLCTLNVKKVTPTICEIPTVHDTDVEEMVEWVGLLAHNVDFSETENYISTYSPPISENSLKSTRISVLIVKGLFTPTTIVKACKNLSEYVASRDLENYWTSISVQSWEDSPWRWNVGSPMMFQSHDSTCNIFFTHSQNILYSVGQLKYS, encoded by the coding sequence ATGCCTGCATCTGTTGAAGAAGTGTTATTAGAAGATAATGAATACTACCGAATTTCCAACTGCTCGCTAACAGAGTTCTTGGAGCCCACATTCATTGAAAGTTTTGTAAAGAATGGTGATGTTTATTGTCTATCCGatagaaattgtataatacAAAACTGTGCCGCTGTAACTCCAAATGGCGTTTTAACTCTACATATTCTGGAATTTATCTATCAAACCTTAGGATTAGAAGGAACAAAGCGACCTCATAACTATTATGAAGTCagcatagatttaaaaaaattaagacatACTGATAAGTTGCgcaattctttaaaaaaactagaatattttgatttttatataagttggGAGCCGAGGAATGGAGATATTTGTCCATCTTCAAtagcaaaatatttcaatgataGAAATATAACTGTAACACTATGCACACTAAATGTGAAAAAAGTAACACCAACCATTTGTGAAATTCCTACTGTACATGACACAGATGTAGAGGAGATGGTGGAATGGGTTGGTCTGTTAGCACATAATGTTGATTTTTCAGAAACTGAAAACTACATCAGCACATATTCTCCACCTATAAGTGAGAATTCTCTAAAATCAACTCGAATTTCTGTTCTTATCGTCAAGGGATTATTTACTCCAACAACTATAGTAAAAGCATGTAAGAATCTATCAGAGTATGTTGCATCCAGAGACTTGGAAAACTACTGGACATCTATCAGTGTCCAGAGCTGGGAAGACAGTCCGTGGAGATGGAATGTGGGGAGTCCAATGATGTTTCAATCGCATGATTCAACTTGCAATATTTTCTTCACTCACtctcaaaatatattgtactcTGTTggacaattaaaatattcataa
- the LOC128671809 gene encoding protein takeout-like, whose translation MLQYISFLAVILAVESALAPFIKPCKSGDNVCILSSARAAAPILAEGVPALDIKPIDPMAIPLITGDQGGLKMVFTDTVVTGMKGCVVEAVKHDLSKSRQTVVTRCSVTLKGNYNLDGHLIILPVQGQGKYTITIQDIVIKTYTELQTVEGSDGKPHWHIASWSHRYTTKTGAQFHFDNLFNGNRVLADPVDEFLNSNWQEVMEEVAPPVVKATVQGVIDAVEALYKAVPVEQLYIS comes from the exons ATGCTCCAATACATCTCGTTTCTCGCCGTAATCCTTGCCGTGGAAAGCGCTTTAG CGCCATTCATAAAGCCCTGCAAAAGTGGAGACAATGTATGCATCCTATCATCGGCTCGGGCCGCCGCCCCGATCTTAGCTGAGGGCGTCCCAGCGCTGGACATCAAGCCCATAGACCCTATGGCCATCCCGCTGATCACTGGAGACCAGGGTGGCTTGAAGATGGTCTTCACGGACACCGTAGTCACTGGCATGAAGGGATGTGTCGTTGAGGCTGTCAA ACACGATCTGTCGAAGAGCAGACAGACAGTGGTGACACGATGCTCTGTGACGCTGAAGGGTAACTACAATCTCGACGGACACCTCATCATACTACCGGTTCAGGGCCAGGGGAAATACACCATAACCATAC AGGACATAGTAATAAAAACGTATACGGAGCTGCAGACAGTGGAGGGCAGTGATGGCAAGCCGCACTGGCACATTGCGAGCTGGTCGCACCGGTACACCACCAAGACTGGCGCGCAATTCCACTTTGACAACCTCTTCAATGGGAACAGAGTGCTTG ctGATCCAGTGGACGAATTTCTGAACAGTAATTGGCAAGAAGTGATGGAGGAAGTGGCGCCTCCGGTTGTAAAGGCTACAGTCCAAGGAGTTATAGACGCTGTAGAAGCTCTTTACAAGGCTGTTCCAGTTgaacaattatatattagttaa